Part of the Diprion similis isolate iyDipSimi1 chromosome 4, iyDipSimi1.1, whole genome shotgun sequence genome is shown below.
GTGATTGATTACTTACATGGGATGTGTTGAAAGAGTAGACAAGGATGAAAGTGGGGTCGTTGGGGTCGTGGGTGTTGACGCCACAGGAATGGGGGTAGCAGCGATAGGTTGATGTGTTTGCCGTGGTGGGGAGAGTAGTTCTTGTCTATCTCTTTCCCTTTCTCTCCCAGGTCTCCAAGCCTCTAAGAGTGCCTCTACTCGGTCATCCGTCGGTCCCCAACGTGCATTACCAGCAGCGTTCTGCAGCCACACAACAAGAGTACCGTGTGCTGCTCGTATATTGACTTCTCCCCTAAAAGAACCAAGCTCAATATATACTACTTTTagataaaagttttcaaccAGATTTTAAAAACACTATTAGATGAgggttgaatgaaaaagacACGATACCTAATTGACTGTAACACTCACTTAGGAAGGATATGTTGAAAGCCGTGTCGGTACTCATGTTCCATTGCAGGCACAACAACTTGCTTGCGTTTGAAGTGACTACTCTCAAGTTTTAGAAGTGCGTTAGGTGCCGGATCTCTCCATTCGGGTAGAAAAACTACAAACGAGAGAGGCTCAACTGAATCAGCAAGCAATTGCTCAAAATGATTAACCATGGCCTCCATTAGCTCCTCACAGTATGGAGGATTGGCTTCAAAGGAGCCACTAATGGGCCTGAAGTCAAGGAAAGGTCCTCTTGATCCAAAGTGAGAATCTGTATCGGCAAATGCCGAGCAATATTGTCTGAAGTAGCAGTTCAATGGAGAAGCAAAGCATTCAAAAGTGACGCCAAAAGTTCTCTGAAGACACTCAAAGACAGTGACTGGCAATGCCATTTGCGTAGCTTGACCCTCATTTATTCCAAGGTACGTTTGGTATCTTTTGAGCATGGACCAAACTCGGGGTAGAAACATCTCGAATTTTTTATCGTCAAAGCAATTATATCTGTACAAATGTTCCAGTTTTGTCAAGTGCGTGTTATTTATGCCCATTGTGTCTCCATGAAAGCGTAGCATGGTTTGTTCTCTTTCTGGTAAGTACTCTATTTGCGGTAAACGCGGACTTGGCAAGGAGAACTGCACAGGATAGCACCATACTTTTCTCTGGCTACTCACAGGACCTGTCAATGGTATGACGTCTGCGAGCCCGCtttctttcgttatttgaCAGTtcttatctttaattttttttgcgtaGTCTGTCGAAAGgtggtaaatttttaaacagattCCCTCGACGCTAGCTTTTACTGTCTCCGTCAAGTGAGGTTGACATTGCCTTTTTAAATGAGCTAATCTATCTTGAAAATCATCAAAAGTAGCACCAACCGTCCTTCTTAGCCATTGAAAGGTGTCCTCAGCATTCCATTTAACAACTTTTCTACTTTCGGGAGACGCAGACCTAGATTCTATCATATTCTTAGCTGCCTCGGCATATCTTGACAGCTGTTTCCTGGCATCACCAGTGAATTTTGGTCTGACAAGTTTCATTGGTATATCGTTCATTATTTCACGATACATAGACATTGATATTTCTGGGAAACATTGACTCGGAAGTAATGGGTCTGAGCCGCAATCAATGACTTTGCGCTCCATCAGCCACCGATTGAAGGAATCCCTGGGAGCGTCTATAGATTCTCGCGTGTGACAGAGCTCTTGATAGCACtggcgtaattttgcaagcAATCCACATCTGAAGGCTTCAACGTCCGGATGAATGTGGGGTAAGTTCGAAGGTCCTCTTTcgtaaattattacatttgttGAGATCTCCAAGTCCCATGGGCCGCTGCATtagtaatgataatagtaTCTTTAATTTCCATGACAAGCAAACAGCATTCCTTAATCAAAGTAGTTTACTGAGATTGTTTCATCAGATTTTGCCTTCCATCATTATTTAGTAAAAGTAGTTTTTACGAGCACATGTTTGAAACTAAGATTTAAGATGTTCGAACACCTCGTATTGTTGgtgataattttgaataatcctATTTTATAGAATCTCTATGTGCCACCAGCAGCAAAATAAGGCTCAAATCTGCAGACTCCCAAAAACCCTATTCTTTCAAGTTAAACTGTGTGTCCTCACAACTACGCGATTAATTTATCTTTCTGAACTGAAATTCTTACTCCAGTTGTGGTGTTCCGAAATATTCTTGAGTTTATACCTTTCTCCTTAGGATTCATTGCAGCTTGATCTCAACATCAAAATGACAAATAACTACATCACCATCAAACCGATTAGATACACAGAAACAAAGGCTCTCTTAGGCTTGAATCTGAAATTAACTTTCAAAGTTAATGCTTACgctaaaatgaatttctttgctgcaGAAGCAACAGGGCTGTCCTCAGATGCTCTGCGTTTAAGCGTAGTTGCAGGAGTAGCAGGGGCTATCGGACCATTGCCAGGAGCCGGTGGTACGCCGCATATACCCAAGGGATCAGTTATTGGATCAAATTGCGGTTTGAGTGATGGAGGAACCCAGAGAGATTCTCCAGTCGACTTATTCCAAAAATACGGTCTGTTTTCCCTTTTgctccaaaactttttccaTCCCTGCTGTTGGAGCTCAGGTGATAGTTCAGAATCGACAAAAGCACCTGGCGCAGTAGCCTGCAAAATGTAACGAAGGTACTTGCAATTAATGTAAAATACAATTACTTGTGATATCAATGAGTTTTTGAAGTGGAACTTCACCTGTGAAGCAAGTGAGGTTTGCTGCATATGAGCTAAAGGAGGACAATGCTCAACCACACTTTGAGGTGGCGGTAGTATTGCTGCTTGAAGTTTAACTGGTGTTGGTACAATAACTTGAGTAACCGGAGGATTTGCTTCCGGTTGTAAAAGCTGATGATGATGCATGGTAGGCAATGCCGAAACTGACTGGCCAGCCAAAGCTTCCCATGCTGAATTACTAGTCATTTCTTGCTTTCCTCCGCTAACTTCGTTCATCGTTGTGACGTAATTGTCAAGTACGGTATAACAGTCACCTGTGGAACAAacgtgaaatatatatttgtggagaatcttcttattattaacCAATTAGAGTCTGTGTATAGCTCTTGTACTCCTTAGGTTAAAAAATGATAAGCAATGAAAATTTGGATGTTTTCATAGCAAAGAACAAACAGCAAGGAAACCTTAATGTTTgacacaaaaatatttctagttATTGAAACAAGTATTCAAAGTTTTATTTCAAGGTAACAAGCAGGTTCCTCGACTAAGTTTTCACCGCAATAAGATAAATGCATAACCAATCAATAAATGTGAAGAATTTAAGCTCAAAttaaaaacttgatttttttcttttcaactttctgaGCCAGGGATTAAAATTTCGTCGCACCTCCTTACACTGTTGTATCGCCAATACTGATACAAATTAACTCTGCTCATTTCTTCTCACCTTGCTTCCAGTTTGTGCCTGGTAAAAACTTAGTCATCGCTTCTCAGTCTATGTCTCGCAGCACTGTCCCTCATAATAATTTTCGGTTTAATCTAAGCAGGTCACAATAAACATAAGGTATGAATGATCGCGGTATAGAGATTGAACCCAACTGCATAGTAGTATAcacaataatattgataaaacaatttgaattttcaacttaCCAGTAGATTTGCAATAATCAGTATATTCATTTACAAATCCTTGTCAGGCGATGAATAATTCCGCTGTAAGATATCGAACATTTCATTAAAATAGGGCATCTTATTTTTagttcgaaaaattgtattctGACAGAACTTTGCGTGTGCCGTGTTTGTTTACAAACTAATGACACGAGCATATAATGATGAAATTAACACAAAAATTGAGCAAACCCAGTGTCAGAAATTATCTAAGAGTGTTCCATCAACTTACCGGAACCTTTTTCCGTTCGTCTTTAATTGATATTCTTCataacaattaaaattcattcataattttcacaaCTTGACGCGACGATATCCACCCGTACGACGCCATTTGCCTCTGACTGAAGAGCCGAGGGAAGACTTGGCGCTTGCACGGGTCGCGGGGGCGGCGGTGGGGAAACACGGACAAGCGTCGCCAACaccaaaatttgaatattatatctTGCGGGAATTGATAACTTTCTTATTAGTCGTAGTTGAGCGATTACGTctggaaaattaaaacaagGAAAGTATAACTAAGATAACTGTTAATCCGTTCTcaatcgcaatgctttgtttatCGAGGTATGGAGAGTGATGtgcgaaatgattttttaccgTCAAGTTTGTAGCACGTGAACTATTTGGCCACAGTGCGCATCGTCTCCCCAGCTTCTCGACGGGGAAAATGGACGAACTTTACTGTCACTATTACGTCCGATTTGACCGACGCCGCtagtaaaaatttcgatcatTTTCACGTTATAactgaatataaaatatttcgtgTTCTGCCGAGCTGGTCAGCGAGTTTATATTTCTTTCGAAATGTCGGTAACGTTTGCTCAGCGAGGTAGACCGCCGCCAAATCCAGCCCAAATACAAAAGGTAAGGTTCGAGTAACGCAGGAATCTTaggtttcaataaattcacTGCGGAGAAACAAAAGCGCtttaagtttttttaaacaattctaaaaaaaagtgcGCCAATTCATATGCTACGTTCACGTTCTTTCAGATGCTGGATGAGAACAGTCaccttattcaaactattcaaGAGTACCAAAACAAAGGAAAACCTCAGGAATGCATACAGTGAGCCTCACGCCAATTATATTGATTCAATTTATCAACAATAATCAAATAAATCAGTTGGACGATGATCACAGAATTTTGTATTATCCTGCTGCAATGATGACGAGtttcatattcaaattttaggtACCAGCAAGTTTTGCACCGCAACTTGGTATACTTGGCATCTATCGCAGATGCTAACCAAAATATCCAGGCTCTATTGCCAGTGAGTTTTTGATTTGAATGTACATAATCTTTGGTTGAATTCATTTAGTActttaatatttctttaaaacACGTTAATTGCTTCCATCATATCCTAAATCAACGCAGTTTTCTACCAGATATTCAATAGTAATGATCAACTTGAAAAACAGTCAAGATTTCGCACCTTCGTTGATCTtccttttaattattttctttcaggcCATTCGCCCATTATAGCGAACACTCAGTGTTATTTACTGTTATATCACTGAACCTCttcgtagttttcttttttttatttctttattggGACATATATTACAACCGTTTTTCGTTGAGGTTATGCTGCAAACCGTTTTTCTGAACATAAcgttcatatttttatataactcACAGTTATGGCactcttttcaattttagcCACCTCAAGGCTTGCCCAATGGACCGCAGCATCCTATGATGGGGCCTCAAGGGCCACCAGCAGGTCCTCCTGTAGCTGCAGGACCTGGTACTGAAATGCCTCCAAACACGCAGCAGCCTTTACCCATGTCTGGATTCAATCAAGCACAGTCGATGCCTCAGGGAGGATATCGTGGTCCTGTTATACCTGGACAAGGGCCGAGCATGAATCGTAAGTAGGCGTTGATTTTTTGTATGCTGTACCCTACTATCAGCCTCATGCTTAATATTATAGCCAGCATTTTACTCAATCTGATTACTGGCTATGTTCGATTATCCGTGcatttatttgttcaaaatttcaataggACCTGGACCAGTCCCTGGCCCACAGCAGTACAGAAGCGGACCTCAAGGATACCCTCAGCAACCGACTCAACAAGGATATCCAGGGCCTTATTCGAACCAGAATCCTGCCACAACCTATCCAGGACCTCAGGCAGCAGCTTACACACCAGGGCAGGCCAACCAATACGCATCTCCTAATCCTACCCAACAACAGGGTTATCCAGCTGCCAGCCAACCGAATTACGGTCCACCTAACACTGGCAACAGCTACGGGCCACAACCTGGAGGATATCCTCCTCCTGGTGGTAACCAACCTCCATCTGGATATGGTCCGCCGCCTCCCAGTCAGCAAGGATACCCTCCTCCGAATGCTTCTCAACAAAACTTTCCTTCGAGCGCACAACCCCAGCAGCCAGGACAGTATGGTAGTCCCAGCCCTCAACCGACTTATCAACAACCTCCATCCCAGCCTCCCCCAAATGCATACAATTCAACGCAGGCTGGAAATTATCCTCCGTCATCTCAGGGGTATCCCAATAGTGTACCTCCTCAAAGCTATCCACCCCCACCAACGTCTACCCCAGCTCAACCACCACAGTCTGGACCACAACAAAATGCTGGCCCACAGTCTAGCTATGGAAACCAACCCAGTCCTGGTCCTGGTCCTGGTCCATCACAGTATGGTCCAGCATCAACATCTCCACCTTTCAGTACCCCTCCAGCTAGTGGGGTAAACACTTATGCTCAGAGCGGGCAGCCTACTAGCACACCGTCCGTTGCATCCACTCAGACTTACCCGCCAACTGGTGCTCCTCCAGTTTCATCGCAGGGTGGAGGTTATACACCTCCTGGACCAGCTCCCTCGGGTTATCCTGTGCATCAGCAGCCACACCAGACTTCTCATCCACCTCCGCATCCACCGCCGCATCAAGCTCCTCATCAACCCTCGCACCCACCTCCATCACACCAAGCACCCCATCAGCCACCTCATCAATCTCCTCATCAATCGTCGCATCAGTCCGCTCATCAACCTCCTCATCAGCCATCGCATCAGTCTTCACACCAACCTTCGCATCAGCCACCTCCACACCAGCCTCAGCATCAACCGCAACAGCAATCTCAAACTCcaccgcagcagcagcaacagcagcagtcACCCAGCCCAGCTCCTAGTGGTTTTCAACCTCCACCCGGTCCACCACAAGGGCCACCGCCTCCATCTGGACCTCCCCAGCCTCCAGGAGGTTACGGCCCTCCACAGTCTCATCCTGCGACTACGCAAACCTATGTACCCCCATCTCCAGGCGGTCAACCCCAAGTGTATTCACCCCATCCACCTCAGGGTGGACAGCATTATGGGCATCCCCAATACCCACCGCAGAGTTATCCCCCACCACCAGGAGGACAAGGATACGGGCAATATCCACCTCGCCCTCCAGGTGGACATATGCCACCCCCGCCTGGTCCCCAAGGTCCTCCACCTCCCAATCAGTATACTGGCTATGGATATCAGCCTCCGCCCCAATAGTTCATTCCGCCAGTGTCTTGAAAAAAGTCTTCATAGCAATTTGgtattacaattataataatgattgtcattattattactactcaTTTTAATGactttttatgtttttctcGATCACGAGGcgttatgtataaataatgggTATATTTCAGGATTAATCGACTTATATTTTTAGATGattttgtatataataaactCGGTATTTAAATGTCAAATTGTACTATACAATCATTTTGACTTATCGACAGTGACGAGTCGTGTTGACATCATcaagaaagattttttttatcatttgccAGTGTTTACTGTGTACGAAATGAACGCTTCCTGATATCTCTTATAcagaattatacaaaattatacaaaattattcaaaagacTCCAATAGTTTATTGGATGTGTATTATCTATATTACATTAGTATAAAATACATATGACAGGTAATAACGAGCACATtagtattaaatattaattgcaGTATAGCCTCGATTATCCGAACCCACGTCACTCCAGTTCGGGATTATTTAAGCTCGTCTTGGGGTTGTAATAAGATTCGCTGAAACTCAGAAACGTACCAATATTTCTTTATCGAATTATCCGTGTTTTTCgattattcaatttaattagGTTAAAAATAGGTCGGACAATTGAGGTTCTgctataattaaatataaaaacgttACTGTTAAAACTTTGTAACGATCAAActcttaataataaaaaagtaaacattAACCAGATCTATATTATCCTTTCCAAACTTATTTTTATAGCTCGCGTTTCTAGTTCCAAAAATGATGTGCCGCTGGGAATTGTCAAGTACAGTGAGATATAGTTTTGATTAATATGAGAAGCACATCCCGAAAATTCTTAGGTACTGAGATAAGAAATAGGTAAAATTAGTGATTTTTATCAGGAAATCATAGCAATACGCGAAAtatcacgagttttttttcctaagATGCATAATACTTGACTAAAATCTGCAGTGTAGCCCAGAAAACCAAAGTTGATTCAGAACAGTAGACTGTAACAGTCCAGATGAATAACCAAtatagaaaataatgaaattttatgtaatgtatttataatttatgtataatttattttaaatttaaaagatAACAGAAATAGGTGAGATATTGTGAGTTCTTGACAAACATGAGAAGCGCACCTAAAATAACAGAAGATTGAATTTAGTACAGTATACCGGAGTGATCtggagagataaaaaaatttcatgttgaattaaaaataagctGGAATACGAACCATATTGAAGTGAAACCTTCTTACAAGTTAGGTCCAAAAGTTTTGCATTACGTatcaaaatttggtaaaacttTTTTAGATGGCAAGTTCATAAAGCACTTTTTGCTACATACtttttatattgaataaataccTAACGAACATTCCATGTTTTGAGATGATAAAACTTTTAAAGCTCTTCTTTAGATCTCATTGCATTTATATGATGACATTTACAGGAACTCTCAGGTTGCGGTACCTCTTCCATACCAGCCAGTGGAATTACTTTACTTTTTAACCGATTACTCCATTCCTAAGGGTCAAGTATTACGAATGTAGACGTGACAATAAGATAAGTGATCCAATCTTAATACAAGCAATATGCACTGTTACCTTGAACAAAACAGCGTGATagcaaaatatatttaatggCATCAAATTATCTCTGGTAAATAATTGTCCATTACGAGATACTTTGTATGCAATATTGTCATGTTTTTTTGCCCATCTTATTTTCTCTACAAGATCTGTCAGGTCCTTTTTAATCGGAATATAATGTTCATATGGCCGGAGTtgcttgtaaaaaaattcgtagtaCTTTGATTCTTGTTTGAATACCAAGGAGTCACCAGCGAGGAGATAGGGGAATCTGTAAGCTGCCACTGAGCCATCGATATTCAATTGATATTTATACTGAAAGTTCGAAATATAACCCAATTAGCGATGAATCAACAATTCAAATAACAGTGATGTAGTGATTGCAAAGACTAAAAATTCTTGTGACTtacatcaaaaaaattgaaaaaggaagTGTGATTTTGCCTTGGTCCATACTTATCAATTTCAttcttgaagaagaagaaatttgtaATAGAAGCATTTATCAAATCGGGATGTTTTCGAGCTATATCTATCAAATCCAATCGTTCTCGACAAGAATCACGACCACGCCAAAACGCTTTTTCTACCTTAGCAGCCCATGGCAACTTTGTATTGCCCTGTACAGACAGCATGTCTAGCATCACTctgtatttaaaattcaatttttcaataaaagatCAAATTGTTGAACTGATGATGAGACATAATTCAAGGAcaaacagaaaatatttcaaaaatctccCGTCCTACCTTCCCATATTCTCTATAGTTGATTCGGTCAGGTCGTAAGAAGGCATAGCTATGTCTTTGGAGTCATCAGATCCACACCATGAGAAAATGGGGTAAGTTTTTTCAGTGTTTGAAACTAGAGGCCAATCACCCAGATTAACAAAGAGCTCTATATCTGGCATGACAAATTTTCTTGCCAAGgacaataaaattgaatccatAAATGTCTTGAAGCCAACATGTTGTCCATAGCATTGTCTGTAAACCTGAGGCACCAAAATTTAATATTGTGAGTATTTGAATAAAGCAGATAGTTCAGTTGGACCAGATAATACGCACCTTGTTTAGTTTGATAACATAATGACATATACTGACGCTATAAGGGCGATCAAACTTCttgataatatcttttctaAGAGTGTCAAAATCTATGCTGAAAAAAGGTTGTAGATCTGCCTGTATTTGGCTGTAGTTTTGCGGGCATTGATTTTTCTCTAACCAATCATTTATATCCTGGTTTGGGCAATAACATTCTTCCTCGTACACAGGGCCTAAAAATGTTTGAGTATGAGAGCGTGAAGTGGCGCTTGACTCTTCACTGGATAAAAGCTTAAGGGAATTTTTACCGGCAAAAAAGTATGGGGAAGCAGGCACATCTTCGTTCTTTACCCTGATAACAATTTGAAGATTCACACATGTTTGGTAAAGCTTGTATCGTACGATAAAACTCCCATCCTTACGatctaaaatttgtttccaaATATGACACGGGCTCCCAGCAAGAGTTTTGCCTTGTATCTGGGCAGATATAATTTCTTCTCCTGCAGATATTGATGAGCTAGAAAAAGTGTTTGGACATAAACGTGCAACCTGGAAAAATTCACAGACTTTTTATCTTTGTACTGACTTCTTCTCATTTTGATCCCGCAGTTGTAAGAATATGTAGCGAGCTCGCATCACAATTTTGTCAGGATGGAGCCCAGGACCCCAGACGAGAGTTTTTGAAGGAATGATTTCGTCAACAACATTATTCGTCGCGTAAATCACGTATTGGCACAGGCAGTAGAATATCAGATGAAAAAGCTTCATCGCGATGTCAACCTATACACGATGGGTGCTTGAACGTGAACTCCGTCTTCTGTGTAATGAATGgacacaaagaaaaaaatatttttatcgcaaAACATATATGTGGTTAGCGATTTCTTTATTACTGTGTAGTGCTCATCTGAACGTTAAttgagcaataataataattttcttgcaTGCAAAATACATACCTACAGTTAGGTTAtagatttatttacatataattAAAAAGAGCGCATTCGCTTGGGTACTCGAATACCGTTGTCAGATTATAGTGAACCTGCAAAGGATggatttctatttttgtttatacatTGTGCCGTCTTGACTGTTGAACTGTAGAAAAATTGCCCGGGCCGGCACCGACCATTACTACTCCGTGGTAGGAACCTTGGTAAGAACAATTTGACGTCTGTCACTGTACTTGACAGCTACGGTCATGTACGGTGTGGCAGttgtgaatttttcgtttgatGATTATTGtgttttcataaataatttttgatgaTCATTTTGTTATCtcaatgaattaatttcaaacccCATTGACCGTGACTTTAACCGTCCTCGATTTATCGACGCATTTCTTAATCATGTTGAAAATCGAAGGTAAGATCGAAAGTGGCGATTTCAGCACTGTGGCCTGAGCTGGAGGTAGCGTACGTAGATATGAGTTGGGATGAGCCTGCGCATTATCATGCAACTACATAGGGGGATTTCGAGATGCGGCGCACGCGCCTAATTTTAAGATACATCAAAATGAGACGCCACGCGTTAAGTGGTGGTGTTACCACGGAATAATATATACCTTACCAAATATGCGAAAACGGTTAGTACTCAGGTAACCGATAACATCTTCAGATCGCAGCCCGAATTTCCGAGTACGTGTCAAAAGCTGCACAAACCTTCATGGAGAAAACAAGCATTCAAGAATCAAAGTCAGTAACAGCAATGAACCAGCTGTTGACAGAGTGCAAAACGCATCTGTTTTGGTCCAGGTAGTTTCACTGTTATTCATACTAAAACAACatagttttaaataatttttatttaacatcATACGATTTTGACTCTGCAGAAAAGAGCGACGAAAATGGTTCTTCACTTTGTTGTACGGAACATGTTTAGTGTACGCGACAAGAACGTCCGTGCCACTGCTGATACCTGCTATAAGCAAGGAAAAACATTGGACCAAAACAGACTCTGGGACGatattatcaagttttttttggGGCTACACCTTAACACAAGTTGCAAGTGGATTCATCAGTGACCGAATTGGTGGTCAAAAAGTGATATTCTTCGCCGCGGTTGGTTGGTCACTTACTACACTCTTCATGCCAGAAATCATTAATACTTTTTCCAACAATGAGGTATCAGTCAAATTCGTCGCTTCAGTTCGCATGCTGAACGGGGCCTTTCAAGGTGACGGCACATTCTCAATAATTAgctaaatattgaaataccaATTCAAttctgtttttaatttttcacaggAATGCATTTTCCTAGTATGATAAGTTTGACCAGTCAGCGTTTACACGAACCAGACAGAGCCTCATTTTTTAGTCTCTTGACATCAGGATCGGCTTTAGGTACTCTTCTTACTGGATCTCTGGGTTCCTATTTGTTGGAGACTTACAATTGGGCACAAGTTTTCCAAGTTTTAGGTAATTAGACTTCAGTGGTACATTTTTGACCTGTAACGATTGAATCTGTTTGTAGCTTAACAATTTGATTAGATTgactaataatttttcttcacgatGTTAAATACATCCAATGAATTGCCAAGAGACTGTTTTTAGCTAATAATCAAAGGATTATTGACGTATGTTTCATTCACCAACATATTTGTCGTTCAGACAATTGTGGCTCTTGTTGCAATTGGCATGACATGAACCCTTTCGAAAATAATGTTGGTTTTACagtaaatgatttcaaattttgcagtTACAGTTGTGAATAATGTAACGTTAATACTTATGTTACTTCTCACATTAATACATATTGTGCACTAAACGGTCTTGGCTTGAATAtactaatgaaaatttttacacaaaaacagGTGGTTTGGGTTTGATGTGGACGGCAGTATTAAGCTACTATTCTTGCTCACTCGTGCAAAATGCTGCTTCTAACAAATCTTCGAATATTACTCCCCTGCCTTGGTTGCAGCTACTTTCTAAACCTCCATTCTGGTAATCATGGTACATAGATCTTTTTGTGCTCACCTTAAAGCAATCAGTTGtatcacatttttcaacaaacctAAATTATTGTTGCCcataaaaattgttccaaaaaattgaacactAATGTCACATTAACACGATTATAATTTACACTCTTTCGTTCTTAGGTCTTGCGTACTTGGTCACGCATGCCAAAACAATTGTTTCTTTGTCCTACTCTCGTGGATGCCCACATATTTTCACGATACATTTCCTGAGGTTAAGGTATGAATTGCGAGATCAACTGGAATATTCGTTCCTCATCAATAATTCAGAACCATTTTATTGTACCTAATTTATATTCTAGGGATGGGTTGTGAACATGGTTCCATGGTTGTCTTTGCTGCCTTGCACGTTTCTAGCAAAAACGGTGTCTGAAAAACTGGTTAAATCAGGCTACTCTGTTACAGTGACGAggaaaatcgttgaaacaGTTTGTTTAGTCGCACAATCTGTCAATCTACTTATATTAGGTACACAAAATAAATTGGTATATGCTAATATTTACCAGTATTTT
Proteins encoded:
- the LOC124405737 gene encoding mRNA (2'-O-methyladenosine-N(6)-)-methyltransferase isoform X2; this translates as MTKFLPGTNWKQGDCYTVLDNYVTTMNEVSGGKQEMTSNSAWEALAGQSVSALPTMHHHQLLQPEANPPVTQVIVPTPVKLQAAILPPPQSVVEHCPPLAHMQQTSLASQATAPGAFVDSELSPELQQQGWKKFWSKRENRPYFWNKSTGESLWVPPSLKPQFDPITDPLGICGVPPAPGNGPIAPATPATTLKRRASEDSPVASAAKKFILAGPWDLEISTNVIIYERGPSNLPHIHPDVEAFRCGLLAKLRQCYQELCHTRESIDAPRDSFNRWLMERKVIDCGSDPLLPSQCFPEISMSMYREIMNDIPMKLVRPKFTGDARKQLSRYAEAAKNMIESRSASPESRKVVKWNAEDTFQWLRRTVGATFDDFQDRLAHLKRQCQPHLTETVKASVEGICLKIYHLSTDYAKKIKDKNCQITKESGLADVIPLTGPVSSQRKVWCYPVQFSLPSPRLPQIEYLPEREQTMLRFHGDTMGINNTHLTKLEHLYRYNCFDDKKFEMFLPRVWSMLKRYQTYLGINEGQATQMALPVTVFECLQRTFGVTFECFASPLNCYFRQYCSAFADTDSHFGSRGPFLDFRPISGSFEANPPYCEELMEAMVNHFEQLLADSVEPLSFVVFLPEWRDPAPNALLKLESSHFKRKQVVVPAMEHEYRHGFQHILPKGEVNIRAAHGTLVVWLQNAAGNARWGPTDDRVEALLEAWRPGRERERDRQELLSPPRQTHQPIAATPIPVASTPTTPTTPLSSLSTLSTHPIS
- the LOC124405737 gene encoding mRNA (2'-O-methyladenosine-N(6)-)-methyltransferase isoform X1, translating into MTKFLPGTNWKQGDCYTVLDNYVTTMNEVSGGKQEMTSNSAWEALAGQSVSALPTMHHHQLLQPEANPPVTQVIVPTPVKLQAAILPPPQSVVEHCPPLAHMQQTSLASQATAPGAFVDSELSPELQQQGWKKFWSKRENRPYFWNKSTGESLWVPPSLKPQFDPITDPLGICGVPPAPGNGPIAPATPATTLKRRASEDSPVASAAKKFILAGPWDLEISTNVIIYERGPSNLPHIHPDVEAFRCGLLAKLRQCYQELCHTRESIDAPRDSFNRWLMERKVIDCGSDPLLPSQCFPEISMSMYREIMNDIPMKLVRPKFTGDARKQLSRYAEAAKNMIESRSASPESRKVVKWNAEDTFQWLRRTVGATFDDFQDRLAHLKRQCQPHLTETVKASVEGICLKIYHLSTDYAKKIKDKNCQITKESGLADVIPLTGPVSSQRKVWCYPVQFSLPSPRLPQIEYLPEREQTMLRFHGDTMGINNTHLTKLEHLYRYNCFDDKKFEMFLPRVWSMLKRYQTYLGINEGQATQMALPVTVFECLQRTFGVTFECFASPLNCYFRQYCSAFADTDSHFGSRGPFLDFRPISGSFEANPPYCEELMEAMVNHFEQLLADSVEPLSFVVFLPEWRDPAPNALLKLESSHFKRKQVVVPAMEHEYRHGFQHILPKGEVNIRAAHGTLVVWLQNAAGNARWGPTDDRVEALLEAWRPGRERERDRQELLSPPRQTHQPIAATPIPVASTPTTPTTPLSSLSTLSTHPIASAQLIFR
- the LOC124405737 gene encoding mRNA (2'-O-methyladenosine-N(6)-)-methyltransferase isoform X3, which codes for MNEVSGGKQEMTSNSAWEALAGQSVSALPTMHHHQLLQPEANPPVTQVIVPTPVKLQAAILPPPQSVVEHCPPLAHMQQTSLASQATAPGAFVDSELSPELQQQGWKKFWSKRENRPYFWNKSTGESLWVPPSLKPQFDPITDPLGICGVPPAPGNGPIAPATPATTLKRRASEDSPVASAAKKFILAGPWDLEISTNVIIYERGPSNLPHIHPDVEAFRCGLLAKLRQCYQELCHTRESIDAPRDSFNRWLMERKVIDCGSDPLLPSQCFPEISMSMYREIMNDIPMKLVRPKFTGDARKQLSRYAEAAKNMIESRSASPESRKVVKWNAEDTFQWLRRTVGATFDDFQDRLAHLKRQCQPHLTETVKASVEGICLKIYHLSTDYAKKIKDKNCQITKESGLADVIPLTGPVSSQRKVWCYPVQFSLPSPRLPQIEYLPEREQTMLRFHGDTMGINNTHLTKLEHLYRYNCFDDKKFEMFLPRVWSMLKRYQTYLGINEGQATQMALPVTVFECLQRTFGVTFECFASPLNCYFRQYCSAFADTDSHFGSRGPFLDFRPISGSFEANPPYCEELMEAMVNHFEQLLADSVEPLSFVVFLPEWRDPAPNALLKLESSHFKRKQVVVPAMEHEYRHGFQHILPKGEVNIRAAHGTLVVWLQNAAGNARWGPTDDRVEALLEAWRPGRERERDRQELLSPPRQTHQPIAATPIPVASTPTTPTTPLSSLSTLSTHPIASAQLIFR